The following are from one region of the Coccinella septempunctata chromosome 7, icCocSept1.1, whole genome shotgun sequence genome:
- the LOC123317637 gene encoding myb/SANT-like DNA-binding domain-containing protein 4 has product MSSPCVDISIGTKRKRTKNTSREQMEIYLQAMENDYVLRSNTINPTLGPTYLQDKWDQLALELNSAGDGPILTVDEWKKRFTDWKYSLKAKKRKIESHRTKSGGGPMMKTILSEIEERALDVWGRVTVEGADVTRYEGINVNNDQVQPILIEVLNEETVTLDEQEKKKVEERKKNTVIKKTKEKPLSLLAEKLVTVTDENTKNQKDLVEAIQNFSKEYCDLQRKKLEFKIKSFQYLHPDFKM; this is encoded by the exons ATGTCTAGTCCATG CGTTGATATTTCAATAGGCACTAAAAGAAAACGCACCAAAAATACTAGTCGTGAGCAGATGGAAATTTATCTACAAGCGATGGAGAACGATTATGTTCTCCGAAGCAATACAATTAATCCTACCTTGGGACCAACTTATTTGCAGGATAAATGGGATCAGCTGGCTCTAGAGCTGAATTCTGCAGGTGATGGTCCAATTTTGACTGTTGATGAATGGAAAAAG AGATTCACTGATTGGAAATATTCACTGAaagcaaaaaaaagaaaaatagaatCCCACCGGACAAAAAGTGGTGGTGGTCCAATGATGAAAACCATATTGTCTGAAATAGAGGAGAGAGCTTTAGATGTTTGGGGTCGGGTAACAGTTGAAGGTGCTGATGTTACGAGGTACGAGGGTATAAATGTAAATAATGATCAAGTGCAGCCAATTTTAATTGAAGTATTAAATGAGGAAACAGTAACATTAGATGAGCAGGAAAAAAAGAAGGTGGAAGAGAGGAAAAAAAATACTGTGATTAAAAAAACCAAAGAGAAACCACTATCGTTATTAGCTGAAAAATTAGTAACCGTGACTGATGAAAACACGAAAAACCAAAAAGATCTAGTCGAAGCTATACAGAACTTTTCTAAAGAATATTGTGATCTGCAGAGAAAAAAACTGGAATTCAAGATAAAATCATTTCAGTATTTACATCCCGATTTTAAaatgtaa
- the LOC123317636 gene encoding putative nuclease HARBI1 yields MKDNNNIALFIGLLLEENHNRNFMRIERRRLRDQKNPFEMPDAQFIKMFRLKKQCTINLINALQQFLPTKNANAIALPKKVLITLNFLATGSFQNSVGSNTWLSASQPSFPTTEESIRLVKQGFFLKYGFRGVLGAVDGTHVEILAPPENDINHPPYVYINRKGKHSINVMLISDVDCRILAVNARFPGSVHDSAVWQMSSIRNHLQLQHEAGHTNMLLIGDSGYPLEPWLFTPIAIPRNSQEEIFNRKLSSLRNTIERTNGILKGRFRCISRLRTVMYHPTQAAKIIYSCCVLHNICKAANMIDEDIEMRDENDDLVGGGNVDVIIHQRGIEARNHYIRNM; encoded by the exons ATgaaagataataataatatcgctTTGTTTATTGGGTTGTTATTAGAAGAAAACCATAACAG GAACTTTATGAGAATTGAAAGGAGAAGGTTGCGTGATCAAAAGAATCCTTTCGAAATGCCGGATGCTCAGTTTATAAAAATGTTTAGACTGAAGAAGCAGTGCACCATAAACTTAATAAATGCTTTACAGCAATTTTTACCCACAAAAAATGCAAATGCTATTGCATTACCCAAAAAA GTGTTGATTACTCTCAACTTTTTGGCCACAGGGTCTTTCCAGAATTCTGTAGGTTCCAATACCTGGTTATCAGCAAGTCAACCTTCA TTTCCTACTACCGAGGAGTCAATTAGACTGGTCAAACAGGG ATTCTTCTTAAAATATGGGTTCAGAGGTGTTTTAGGAGCAGTAGATGGAACTCATGTGGAAATTCTTGCACCTcctgaaaatgacattaatcACCCCCCATACGTTTATATTAACCGGAAAGGAAAACATTCCATCAATGTTATGCTG atttcagatgTTGATTGCAGAATATTAGCCGTTAATGCCCGTTTTCCTGGCTCTGTCCATGATTCTGCTGTTTGGCAAATGAGCTCAATAAGGAACCACTTACAGCTACAGCATGAAGCAGGTCATACAAATATGCTTTTAATTG gtgatAGTGGCTACCCTCTTGAGCCATGGCTCTTTACTCCGATTGCTATTCCAAGAAACAGTCAGGAGGAAATTTTCAATAGAAAGTTGAGTTCCCTACGGAACACTATTGAGAGAACAAACGGAATTTTAAAAGGAAGATTTAGATGCATTTCCAGATTAAGAACTGTAATGTATCATCCAACTCAGGCTGCAAAAATTATATACTCATGTTGTGTTTTACACAACATTTGTAAAGCAGCCAATATGATAGATGAGGATATTGAAATGAGAGATGAGAATGATG ATCTTGTTGGTGGTGGCAATGTTGATGTTATCATACACCAGAGGGGGATCGAAGCCAGAAACCATTACATAAGGAATatgtaa